A stretch of DNA from Halobacteriovorax sp. JY17:
TTGCATCGCTAAACCACATAAGAAGTCCAAAGAAAACAAGATTACAAGCAATGAAAGAATTACTTCTACCATAGTGCTCGGCAAAGTCTTTTAAACATAGGGCAATAACCCCTGTTGAAAAAGTTGCAATTATCATATGTAGCGAACGTCTCTTTTCATTGTTTAACTCCGCCTTGAAATCTAATAAGAGAAAAGCATTCTTTAAAAGAGAAATGATATCTTTGTAAAAGTAGCACATTATAGCTAGGGCCGTTCCAATATGCATTGCGAGATCAAAGCTAACCCCAGGATCTTTAATCGTTAAAAGACTTGGGAGAAGAGCAAGATGGCCACTACTTGAAACGGGAAGAAACTCTGTTAATCCCTGAATAATTCCATAAATAATTGCATCTATATAACTCATCTACTTAACCTCAAAGAAATTCTTATTCTTAGTTTTTAGTGCGTTCTTTAAATTACTCATTAAACGAGAAAATTTCACACTAAAAACTTCTTTACTCTTATCTTTGCTTTTAACTCTTGCGTAGTTATTTAAGAGTATCAATCTATTAATACTCGCAATCAAAGAGTTTCTCAGTGTTTCATCTTCCTCTTTCATACTACTTGCAGAAAGATCATAGAAGTAAGTAAAGGTGTACTTCTCTAACGCCTCTCTTGTTGCTGCGTCCAGTGAATTGTCAGAGAAATGATCTAGAACAGTAAAAGCACTAAATTTATCTTCATCTAAAGAGATTTTAAAAACAGAACTATAATCGAAGAACCACTTACTCGCTCCTAAGAATTTACTCTTAAAGTCTTTACGGGCAAGAGCCTCCTTCATACCAGTTCCCCATTCCATAGTTATAACGCTACTATTTAATGTTTCTATTGGGATATAAGATTCTCTATAATTTCTCTTTCCATCATTAATATCTTCAAAACTTTGTTTAAAACGTAGAAAATTGTAATTTCCAAGTTTCACTAAATCTACTGTTGGAGCTACTGTCGAGTCCACCAATGACAGAAGAAGATTTCTAACTTTAATATGACCCGAGATAAAAGGACCATTCTTCGCTATGCTATGACCAAGGTTTTTAAACGATAATTCAAAAGAAGCTTGAATGAGTTCTTGAATCTCTTTTCTTGCGATTGGATTCAAAAGCTTGTTGTCACCAAAAGAAGAATCGTACTTCTTAATCGAATAGTAATCCACTGGCCGCTTCATAACTTTTGAAAGCTCTGGATAATAGAAATCAAAGAGAGGATCATACTTACTAGCAATTTGAATTACTTTTAATAGCGAAAATCGTCTCTGAAGTTTAAGATCTCCTTGGACCTGTCTCTCTACATCATGAATAACTAAATAAGGACGAATTCTCTTCTTATTCTTCTCTCTAGTAATTTCAAATGAAGGGATGAAAATTAAATGGCTATCCTTAATGGAGCTAAAAGAGCTCATCTTAAAACTCTCACTTGGATAGTGCTTAAATTTTGAAAAGTCAGTCCTATTATCTATTTTCTCTAGCTTTACTTTTGAAAACGCAATATTCACTCCATCAACAAAAGTCATATTTTGAAGGAGCGGAGAGCCTATTGCAAAGAACAAAATAAAAAGCGTATAGGCCACAGTGGCCAATCTAAAGAATAAATTTGATTTATCGATTAATACTGTTCCTGAAATTGTTTCCTTCAAAGTCTTTTGACCTCTTAATAGAAAAGCTACATCAACTAAACTCATTGGAATTAGAAGTTCTAAGAAACAGCGAAGTCCTCCCCCTATTCTTGACCAGAGCAAACCATCCCTTGCCTTAATTCCAACAACCATTTGTGAAAGAGATCTTCCAAGAATGAGACAACTATAAAACCTGAGAGAGGTAGTCAGAAGATAAATTAAGCATATATTGGAAAAGATATTTGAATTGGTCTCTGAAAAAGAAAGATCAATGAACTTTTGAATTATCTCTTCTCGTATTCCAACAAAGACATCAAAAGAAAGTAAGTAGTTGAAGAAAACAATTGAAATTAAGAAATCTAAAAACCATGCAATCAAGCGATTTATTAAAACTTTCATATTATTAGATAGTTGCCTTCATTACTGGTTTATCCTGTAACTGACTGTTATTAGATAAGAAGAATAAAATGACCACAAATTCTTGGCAAAGATGAGTTAAATAGACTCTCTTTATGGTTTCTTAGCTAAAAGCAGAAGTTATTAAAATTATTACCTATATTTTACAGGAAATGGCCATAAAGCCAAGAATATTGCTCTTAGAGGAAGATTACTTGGGCGCGTCGCAATATACCCTTAAAATAGTAAGTAGAAACTTAATTATTTCACTCAAAAATCCGATAAGACAGTGAAATGTAAGTGCAAAGAACACTGAAGAAATCTAAGGGAATGAAAATGAAGACTCAAAAAACCCAAATGAGAAATAAGAAAGGCCTGTTAAGACAAGCCTCCGCCACTATTTCAATATGCGCTCTTATTTACTCACCATTAAGTTTTTCGGCGCAAGAGCCAACTTGGGTAGATCAGGGCGTAAAGATAATGGATAGCGCTCTACAGACAATGCAACAGTCTATGCAACAGACAATGATGAACAATCAGATGGCCGCACAAATGAGTGCACTACAGCCACAAGTAATTCCTTCAAAGTTCTTTCCACATTGTAAAATTTCTCAGGCTCGTTCTGCATTCCCAGAAGATGTTTGTAAGGCAACAATCACAGATCCAAACGCATTAAATCAAGCTATGCAATATAAGAATTTAGCTAGAACTTACTCAAGTATGTATGAGCAACTTCTATCCCCTGCTCAAAATAGTTCTTTTCCAGTAGGACTACAATGTTTAGAAGATGCAAAGAAAGGAATGGTTACAAGTCTTCAAGATAGATTAAATTCACTTGAAGCTTTAAAAGGAAAAATTGAAAAAGAATCTCAATTCTTTAGAGATGAAAATAAGAAGCTTCTAACTGATATGGAAGATTCACACCAAGAACTCTTTGGTGGTGGAAGCGGAGATGTTGATGCGAAGACTAGAGACTTCTCAACTTACTTCTCACCTGCTTGTCAAAATATTATTGGGCAAGACAAATTAGCAAGTGCTGCAAAAGCAGGATTAAATGGAATTAAAGTGGGCCTTAGCGGTGCTAATAAGAGTGCGGCTAATTTCGTCACAAATAAGTCACAAATTGAAAGTGATGTGAATTCACAAATTCAGAAAATTAAAAATCAAATTGAATCACAAGGTATTGATCAGTGGAGAAAAGATGTATCTGCTGGTGAGCAATCAATTAATGGAGCAGACTTAGCGAGAATGGGTGTTGCCAAGCCAATGATTGGAGTTATTAGTACTGAAATTTCAAGAATGAATAATAAAGTAAGTAATATTAAATCAGAATTAGCAAAAATTGTTCCTGGTTACGACATTCCAACAATGGATAGTAACTTTAGAGTAGATTTTGCTAACTTTACAAAAGATGCTGATAACTACTTTAAAAAGAAGTATATCAATGAGTGTGTCACAATGGCAGACAAAGGCGTTGCCATCTCTCCAGACCAAATTCTAAAATCTCTTAGAGTTGGTGGTAATGGAGATAGAAGTGTCGCTCTCAACAACTATAAGACAGCTCTTCAAAATATTTTAGATTCTGATGCTTTCATAGAAGATAAGCTTGCTCAAATTCAAGCTCTAGACAATAGATATAGTAACTCTGACATCTCTATTCAATATAAGAATAGTGGAGCTCAAACAATTACAACAACTCCATACGGACTCTTTAGAGAAACTGTTTCTCAGTGTGAGCAAAGATACACACAAGACGACACTTTCTCTGCCGGTCAGTCTGGACAAGTATCACAGGCAAAACAAGTTTCAAGAGCAAAGAAGTATCTTAATGATCTTAAAGAACTTGAGTCTACTTTTGCAGCAACAATTGGAAATCAAATCTATGAATCAGTCATTAACTGTTCAGGTAGAACAGAGAAGACAAATACATGTTCTGCTGAAGGTATTTTTGACCAAGGTAGTGATGCTTTTTGTGTAAAGCATGCGACGACTTGTTCTGGACGTGTTCAATCATGTTTCTCAGAAGCTAATACTCTTGTAGAAGCAAAGAAAGCTAAAATTAAATCTTACCAAGCAACTTATAATAAGAATGTAACGGCCCTTGTAGCTAGACAAGAAGCCTATCTTGCTCAAGTAAAAGCACAAGTTCTTGCTGATGCTGATTACTTAAAGAAGTACTTCCCTGGAGCAAACTTTAATTTCCCAGAAGGTCTATTTATTAAAATGCCAGAAAACTCTGAGAGTGAATTTGGTGTTGATCTTCTAGGTGGTGGATCACTAGATTTCCTAGCAAATCTTCCAGATCAAATTGCAAAACTTAAAGAAACGTTAAAAGAACAATCAGGAGAAATTACTGGTGTTGTAAATGATTATATTGCTGCTCAAAAGGGAGCAATGGATACTCAAAAAGGAAAATGGGAAGCCCTTGCTTCAAATTGCTCTAATGCAGAAAATGGATATAGAGACTTTGTTAATGCACAAAATGCTCAACAGCAACAGACGCAACAAGAAAAAATGGGTGAAGTTGGTGAATTCTGTCAAAAGTACGAACAACTTGGAAACCTAAACCCAGCGGCCGGTTGTGACGAATCAGACTACTCTGCAAAATCTCTCTACGAAACAGTAGGTGGAGTTGCAAACCATATCTCAAGTGAAGCTGAGTACGGAATCGCTGAATATAGAAAGCTATGTGCGAGAGCAAATAATGAGAGAGAAAGAGGTACTGAGGACGATGATGATGAAGATAGGCCAAAGAGAATTTCTCAACTAGCGGAAGCTTGTAATGAGAATAATAATGACACTGAAGAAGTCATTGAAGACTTATCGAAGAAAGCAATCTCTTCTCTTCCTAGTGAATTTGCTAATCAAAAAAGTAAGATTGAGAAATTTCTTCAATCAAATGATGATGATAGTTTAAGCAGTGCTGTTAAAAAGTCTAACTACTTTAAGAAAGTACTTGCTCCCCTAGCAAAGATCACATCGAAAGATGATTTTGAATCTCAAGAAGAGTTTAAAACTAGTATTCGTCAAGCTATACAGGGAAAGACAATCTCTGACGATAAAGTAGCGGAATATGCAAAAATAGCAAGAGACAATCAAACAAACTGTGACGGACTTGAGGGAGAAGAAGGAACTAAATGTAAGAATGTTTTTACTCTTACTGATGACAGGGCCCTCTTATCCTCCATTGCAGAAAAAGGTCTTATTGGAAATCTTGGACTTTCTGGAAAACTTAATAAAGATGATCTTAAAGTCACAGGTGGAGCAACAGGAAGTGTTAAGGAGAAACTAGAAGATATCCTAGATAAAGTAACAGACTCTAAAAAGAACTTTTGTAATGCTCATGAAAATGAAGCAATCCTAGCAGCAGTAAAAGATTGTAAGAGCGATGACAAGTCGTCTTGTTTTAATAAGAAACTCGATTATCACCGTCAAGCAATGCAAGATTCGACAAAGAGTGCAGATAGAGCAATCGCAAGTATTACAGATAACTCTCTAGATGCAGAGTGGAAGAAAATTGGAGAAGTCACTGCGAATTCACAGTGCCAAGCGGCCGATGCAAGTCAAAGAAGTGCAGAAGGTCTATTTCAACAAATGCAAAATATCGGAGGAGCTGACTTTAGTGGTCAACTTGGCTTTGGAAAATAGTACGTTAACGGAAAATACATGGATGATTTAAAAAGAAACGGAACTTTCAATTTAAAAACAAGTAAGCGGACATTTAATTTGTCTGCTCTTGTCGTTTTTACACTACTTCTAACTTCTTGTGTTCCAAGCCAAAGTGGTGGAGGCAAGAGATCTGCTGGAGCAGCAGGTGTTGCTAATACTCCAGCTTCGGTGAATATAGGTTTTGGACGTGTTCTCCACGACAACCCTATCATTCTTTCAGGAAACCCCGCTCTTGATCACACAGTAAACTTAAATAGTCTTCTTAAGACTCAACAAGATAAAGTAATCAACGCTCAGTACTTACAAAAGTCCTGTATTAATGATCCTCAATGCTTTGAAGTGAAAAAAGATAATATCTCACCACTCTACCAATCGACGAGTCAGAAATGGGCCTTTGATGCAAGCACAGTTGAGTTTGATCAAGTTCAAATGTTTACTCATATGGACTGGATGATTTCAAAGTACAATCTAGACTTAGGAACAACCTACTCTTCTTATTATGGACCTGGAGCTACTGGGCTTCCAACATCAATACCAATGAGTTTATTTAATAGTGGAGCGACTTGGGACTCCTCACCACTTAGAGGATATGCCCTCTGTGATGACCTTCCAAATAACGCCTTCTTTAGTCCATCAACTTACTCTATTTGCTTAGGGTTTGATGATCTCTATACGAATGTAAAATTTGTTCAAGACCCTACAACGCTCTATCATGAACTAGGACATGCTCTTGTTCACAATGCGATGAACTTTAGAACAAGAGCAAGTGGAACTGTTG
This window harbors:
- the uppP gene encoding undecaprenyl-diphosphatase UppP, with the protein product MSYIDAIIYGIIQGLTEFLPVSSSGHLALLPSLLTIKDPGVSFDLAMHIGTALAIMCYFYKDIISLLKNAFLLLDFKAELNNEKRRSLHMIIATFSTGVIALCLKDFAEHYGRSNSFIACNLVFFGLLMWFSDAKFKESEEEVLIEKGSWKKALLIGLFQSLALFPGVSRSGITLTTARFLSISRNEASKFSFLLSLPLIVGGAALKFPEIIRGNGAFDLSSCLVGVVISFLVGLLTIHFFLKFIKKIGLLPFAVYRFIMAGLVLALL